In Mycteria americana isolate JAX WOST 10 ecotype Jacksonville Zoo and Gardens chromosome 23, USCA_MyAme_1.0, whole genome shotgun sequence, a single window of DNA contains:
- the LOC142419975 gene encoding E3 ubiquitin-protein ligase PHF7-like: MKQQDPDSREQACMLCRRAEADPDICGCKTAKKGLCAHTYCLFLASGLFPQESRNGFLIEDTRRAIQEAAQKRCFVCGEAGATITCRKKGCNRSFHLPCASEGECVTQFFGLYRSFCWEHRPEQAVQASPEQNSTCIICLDLVEDKKSYRTMVCPACQHAWFHRRCIQKQAVHAGVCFRCLHCQNKDQFVMEMLTMGIRVSKRQPSWESNQAFGLVYQRHILCNARKCLCPRGREQAEEEGSWQLLLCSSCAAEGIHRRCSYLRNSATTWECDCCAGLATGKRQSTRVPLRWGRGQG; encoded by the exons ATGAAGCAGCAGGACCCCGACTCGAGGGAGCAAG caTGCATGCTGTGTCGCCGGGCAGAGGCTGACCCGGATATCTGTGGGTGCAAAACAGCGAAGAAAGGGCTCTGTGCCCACACGTATTGCCTG TTTCTTGCCAGTGGGCTTTTTCCGCAAGAGAGCCGGAACGGATTTCTCATTGAGGACACCAGACGCGCAATCCAGGAGGCAGCCCAGAAG CGCTGCTTCGTTTGCGGCGAGGCAGGTGCCACCATCACCTGCCGGAAGAAGGGGTGCAACCGCAGCTTCCATCTCCCCTGCGCCTCAGAGGGTGAATGTGTCACCCAGTTCTTTGGCCTGTACAG gtccttctgctgGGAGCACCGCCCAGAGCAGGCAGTGCAGGCCAGTCCAGAGCAGAACAGCACCTGCATCATCTGCCTGGACCTCGTGGAGGACAAAAAGTCCTACCGCACCATGGTGTGCCCAGCATGCCAACACGCCTGGTTCCACCGGAGATGCATCCAGAAACAGGCTGTCCACGCTGGCGTCTGCTTCCGCTGCTTGCATTGCCAAAACAAAGATCAGTTTGTCATGGAAATGCTCACCATGGGGATTCGAGTCTCCAAGAG ACAACCATCGTGGGAGAGCAACCAAGCCTTCGGACTGGTATATCAGAGGCACATCCTCTGCAATGCCCGCAAGTGCCTGTGTCcaagaggcagggagcaggcggAGGAAGAGGG GTCCTGGCAACTGCTCCTGTGCAGCTCCTGCGCTGCCGAAGGCATCCACCGACGCTGCTCCTACTTGAGGAACAGTGCAACCACCTGGGAGTGCGACTGCTGTGCTGGCCTGGCCACTGGTAAGAGGCAAAGCACCCGGGTGCCActgcgctggggccgggggcaaGGCTAG